From Cryptococcus neoformans var. grubii H99 chromosome 6, complete sequence:
TGGGAACAAATGCAGAAGGCGTGGGATGAGATCGACCTGGAGCTGTCGAAGGATCTGatagatgagatggagcaGAGGCGTGTAGCGGTGTGGAAAGCCCAAGGGAAGTCTACCAATACTAGATTATTGTGAATTATGCATAGAACCTGTCTATGTGCTTGGTTTGCCCGAGAACATGCACTGTAAAATGGTAGATGCAATCGATGTTGTTTGCACAAGTAGAAGACGTTGTTAGCAGAGGTAGAAGGACGGGATCAAATGGAGGCGCCTTCTTTTCCGTAGGTACCGATACGCATGCGTTGCGCACGGACATCGTTCTGTCATGTCTGCTAATAAAGACAAAAAGCAGCTTTTGCGCTTGAAACCGCCAGTTACATGCAGCTGTTTCACCTGCATCgtccatcctccaccgccgccgcccgcCCGACTGTGCAGGAtgcaaggaaggaaggacgagggacgcgacgcgacgcgttGTGGATGTACGAATGCGGGGGTACTGACTGCCCAGCACGGTCCTTCCcccctcccttctccccgcCACTTGTCGCTTTGAGGCGCAGCATGTATCCCGGCATCCATAAAGCCGTTCCTTTCCACTCCTTTGTCGCCCCGCCATCCCACCTCTTCCGGGAGACCCGCTTCCTTTCACCCGCCGCTGCATCCCCCCCGCCGGCACATTCATAAGACAGGTAGGCAAATGCAGCTCgttccttctcccatctGTCTCTCCTTCGGCCTTCGAGCGCTTACTCCTCTTTAGCACCTGGCGcgttctcttcttgactcGTCCGCTCACACTCACAGCGCCTGCCTTGACCCGACTCCGTATATAGCTGCCGAACAGCCACCCGGTCACCCTCCAACCCATCTAACTCATCTAACCCATCTGATCTATCCGTTTCCCATCCTATCATGTCAACGTCCACTTGCCGCCATGCCCCAGACGACAAGCTCGTCAATGACCCCAACGCAGCTGCAAACGCTGGCCAGGTGCAGGAACGTACGACCAAGggatcttcttcctctgctccTCGCAAAGTCAGGTTCAACGTCGGTATGTCGCCGTTTGGACCCTGTCCCACCTTTTCCACATTGTCATATGTGCTGACACTTGTCttgtcttctctttctcaatCTGTTTTCAAAATCTCCATTTCCCTTTGTCACTTCCGCCTCATCCCgtttccctcctccctcatGTACACACCTTGCCAAACTCAAAATAATAGGAAACAACTACCACGTAGTCGATGTCATCGGCGAAGGCGCCTATGGGGTGGTCGCGTCCGCCGTCCACCGTCCATCAGGTAGCAAAGTAGCtatcaagaagattgcACCGTTTGATCATTCAATGTTTGCGTTGAGGACATTGAGAGAGCTGAAGCTGTTGAAGTACTTTGCGGAGGAGGGTGTTAGTGAGAATGTGAGtccctttcctttggttAATTTTCTTGGGGTTTGCGTAAACGATGTGGTGGTGGAAATGGAACGAGTTGGGGATAGAGCAAGGAATAAGTAATAAGCTAATGTGTTTATGTGACTACGAAGATTATCTCAGTGCTGGATATCGTCAAACCACCTTCTTACGACACTTTCAAAGAAGGTATATcattccttttcttcctcctccaccttgtcCCTCTTGTTTTCCATCACTAACTTCTCAACcgctctttttttttttttggctgTGGAAACGAAACAGTTTATCTTGTCCAAGAACTTCTCGAAACAGACCTTCATCGCGTGATCCGAACCCAAGACTTGAGTGACGACCACTGTCAATATTTCTTATACCAAACATGTAGAGCTTTGAAAGCTTTGCATTCTGCTGAAAGTAAGTCTTATGTCTCccctttttgcttttccctctttttcaGATCCAAATGGGACAAGCTgacccttcctccttcatccaaaGTCATCCACCGAGACTTGAAACCATCAAACCTCTTGTTAAACGCCAATTGTGATCTCAAAGTATGCGATTTTGGACTCGCACGGTCGACACAAACCGCTTTCCCGGCGGAGGGCAATAACCAGGGATTCATGACTGAATGTAAGTCCCACCATTTCACCGCTCCATCCATCAGGGCGGTAAAGCGTTTCAATGCTGGATGCTGATGACTTTCTCCCCTCTTGTCGATCCTCCAGATGTTGCAACAAGGTGGTATAGAGCACCAGAAGTTATGCTTTCGTTTAGAATGTACACCAAGTCAATCGACGTATGGTCAGTGGGATGTATACTCGCAGAGATGTTGAGTGGAAAACCCCTTTTCCCGGGGAAAGATTAGTGCGTCCTCTCgctttccctctcttctcatcccCCTTCCCGGCCCCGTTCCTCCATCTCGACCTTTTTTTTACAAGCAAAGgtaaaaggaaaagagaaagatggtgCTGATCAAAGTTTCCAATTTTCCCACATTTTTAGCCACAACCAACTCGCCCTCATCCTTGATGTGTTGGGTACACCTACTATCGATGAATTTCATGCCATCACTTCAAAGAGGTCAAAAGATTATATTCGATCTTTACCGTAAGTTTCATTCccccctcatcctcttcacccttgttccccttctcttcccttttcttctttccctgcCAATCTTCCAACTAGACACTGACAGTTACCACTTCAATATTTTTTTTTAGATTccgaaagaagaggacatTTGAAAGTATTTACCCAAACGCGAATCCGCTCGCTATCGATTTCTTGAGAAAAACCCTTACTTGTAAGTCATACGTTCAtttcccctcctctcccctctcttcccaagaaaaaagagaaaaaaaaaaaagccaGCTCTGACCCCCGATCCCCCTTTCCTCGTCCCAATAGTCGATCCCCGCAAACGCTACACAGTCGAACAATGTCTCGCCCACCCTTACCTCGACGCCTACCACGATCCGGAAGACGAACCGTCCGCGAAACCGCTCCCGCCCTCGTTCTTTGAGTTTGATATGGTGAAAGATGATATTTCGAgggaagagttgaagagGCTGTTGCATGAGGAGATTATGGGGTTTCGTCCGGTTTTGGAGGGGTAGGTCGGTATGCGTTGTTGGGTTGAGACAAGGTGGGTGGGATGGGTAGATAGggtgagggaaagaaaaaaatggggGGAACTCGAGAGATTTTTGAGATTTTTGATGGTTAcgtttttttcttttcagTATTTATTTTTACCATGACTTTGTATATGCCCATATCCAGTTACAACTAGAATTATATGATCAAGTAGTCGTTGAATACCTTTATCGCCCTTTCTTTAATTCAATATCTGATAAACGTATCGATGCATTGCTTGCCCTTGACGATCTTACACTGAATCCGTTCGTTGTACTTTGTAGTAATTTAGTTGGACCATACCGAGTTCGTCGAGTTGTTCTTCTCGATGCCGATGATGAACGAACGACGGTGGTgatgggtggtggtggtggtagtTGGACGGCCGGCGGAAGTCACCGCCAAGTAACTCGATGACGTGtcatttttctcttccacttcttcgcTCGTCGTCGCTCGCTCAATCACTCGTTCATCTACGCACCAGTTCAAGTTTGATTATAACTATATCACTTTCAAACTTTGACTCTTTCCCCCAGCTTTGCGGTTCTCATCCCACGGACTGAATACCGTTAACACTGCATTAGGGAACTAGGAAATCAGGAAGCCAGGCCCCACATCCTCCTATACTTTTCCGCACATTCTTTACGGACACTAGACGACACACAAGAAAAGAGAGTCAAGATGGATATCGAGGACGATGACGCTTTCCTTTATGGGGATGAGCCTGAACAACAGCCACAGTCTACTGCCCAAGTACAAGCGCAAGCTCAAGCTGAAGCTCAAGCACAAGCAGCAAAAGAGAGTGCGATCAGCGCGTCTATGGCAGCGTACGTCTTgttttccttgcctttaTTTCTCCCACTCCTACGCGCtcccgtcttcttctctacCCGCATCACTAGTCCGTATCACATCCATTTCCTGTGGCTGacattctccatccttttGGAACCCATTCAGATCCCTAGCGGCATACGGTATCGACGCCTCTGCGGCCGTTGTCGAAGCTCTCCCCGAAAATCCggaagatggtggtgtcgaagaagaagatggaggagatgaggatgaagatgaggaatcggacgaggatgatgtcAAGCTTGTGTTTACTGGAGGGAGTTCAAGGCAGTTGGATTTGAGGTACGtattttcttcatcttcttatTTGcattctctttttttttttttcagacAACTCCTTGACTGATGTTCTGGCTGGATTTTTTGTCAAATAGGAAACCACAACAGGCTCCGGCGGTTGTTGGGATTGGGAAATGGGCACATGCGAGTACAGGTGCACAAGCGCCTGCGACACCTAGTACGCCTCAAGCTGGTCAGGTTACTGGTACACCCACTAAATGTCAGTCCCTCTCTCTACTccccctctttccttttttcctttgtcaAAACACTTGTACTAACAATGCAAATTTACATTCGTATCATTAGCAAGCCAAAACGTCCCTGGGCAAACCACCGAATATACACCCGCATCTCGTCCTTCCGCGTCTGCCACACCTCAACCCCAATCGGTCAACGCGCTGGCCAATCCTCCCATTGCGCCCACCTCCCAAGCACCCAACCTCCAACCGCAACCTTCCTCGATTTCCAACGCCAACGGCCCCCCGACCAACCCCAATCTTCCGCCTTCCCATCTACCTCCCGTGACGAACCCCTCCGCCAACCCGCGATTCGACCCATCCAACCCCTCTGGCctcatcccttcctctgGCCAGTCAGTATACGATATCGATCTCTCCTTATTTGAAGGTTCCGGCCAACCATGGCGTCAGCCCGGGGCAGTAGTGAGCGATTGGTTTAATTTTGGATTTGATGAACATACTTTCCCGAAATGGGTGAGGTATCGAACCGAGATGGGAGAGAATGTCAAGTctcttgctgctggtggtggtcTTGGTGCCGGACCCGGGGTGGGAGGTGATACGATGAACCAGATGGGTATGAACGGGATGAACGGGATGACCCCGCAAGCCCAAGCCCAAGCAGCGGCcgcggcagcagcagcagcgatgCAAGGTATGGGTGGTATGGGCGGTATAATGCCGAACCAGATGCAAGCGCAGATGCAGCAAATGCAGCAGATGCAACAAATGCAGCAGATGCAGCAAATGATGGCGATGGGTGGTATGCCGGGGATGGATCTGGGGATGATGGGCCAGATGGGGCAGATGGGTGGGATGGGACAGATGGGTGGAATGGGCGGGATGGGGCAGATGGGGCAAATGGGCCAGATTGGTGCGAGACAAGGTATGTCATCTCCcatttcttctcatccctttcccattatatatatatatatatatatatatatatttgGATGGTACGCTGAGATAACGAGCTGACGttatcctcctccccgTCCCAGGTGTCCGACCCAACAGCAACCTCGCCAACAACTCTGCCGCCGGCAACGCCCTTGCAAACAACGCCAACACCAACACCGTCGCAAACTCAAATGCTGGAGGACAAGAAGTgaaacaagaagaaggcgaacaCGTCGAGCAACCATCTGCCAATCCCACTTTTGCGGGGAGGGCACCACCGCCTCCTGGGAGGAATATGAACGTTGCGccgacttcttcttcttccggtaCGACGGCTGCTACTCCCAACGCCGGGGCCGTGAACCCGGCTGCTACGACCATAGCAGCTGGCACTGCCAATCCCACTGCCGCCAACGCCAACGCCAACACCACCGCCAACGTACCAACCGGTCCACGAGCAACAGGGGCCGTCCCCCTCGGCCCTCGCGCCGGGGCCGGGGTGGTGCCCACAGGCCCGAAAGGAAGGTTTAGGGATAAAGATCGGGTGGTGGATGCGGGTTCCGCCGGTGGGGGCGCGTTGGATTATGGTGGTGGGGATGATGTGATGCCTGCGTCTGCTTCTGCATCTGCTTCCAACTCGAATGCCGGCTCGGGCTCGGGGATGAGGAGTACGAGTAAACGTGAtcgggagagggagagggataaGGAGAGTCACAGTCGAGATAGTAGAGGGAGGGATCGGGCGAGAGATAAGGAtagggaaagggaaagggaaagggaaagggagagggagaggggagaatatgatgaagagggataTACTTCGGATGAGAAGGATAGGgagagaaggcgaaggagggagaggagtgaACGTAgcgacaaggacaaggagcGTAGTGATAAGAGGAAACGGGAAGGGGGAAGCGTTAGTGCGAGTGCGAGTTTGGGTCCgggaggatgggaggaaggtgaggaggaggaagagtatGTACCAcgagaaagggagagggagaggacgaggaggaagagatcggagagtgaggaagacgagggaTATAGAAGGAGTAAGAGGAGATAAGGGATGAAGTATTTCTTTtctgccttttttttggtgcaAGAAAATCGGGCATGGAGAATGACGAGATGGTGGGGTAAAAAAAGAGGGGACTATGCTCTGTATGAATTAGAATCCTATCATTTTAGGTTCGGAATGCTGCGTGACGAGTTGAAAGACCAAGAAATCATATCATCTAGCAGGATTGCATAATctacctttttctttttcttttttttaaaaaagGGAAACTGAATCTATTTCTCTTCGTACTCTTTGGGAGCATTCAACCCTACTCGTCGGGCTGTGGCTACTACTCGCTCTTCTTGGGACATGCCGTGTGTGGGGTTGTACCTCTTGAGTAGGTCCTGGCAGCATGAACCAAAATAGTGTCAGTCAGTCTTGTTTTCCATTTTTAAAGAGCAAATCCCATGAAATAGGAATatggagatgggagatgggaCATACAGCATGGATTCGAGTAGCCCTCAAAAAGTCCCTCGTCTCTAGTAATATTTTTGAGAGTGCGTTGGGGTTgtgggaagatgattcGACGAGGGTTCGGATGTGGGTATTGACTGTGGGGTTACGAGTCGTTCGTGATTTCTGGGACTGTTATATATCCAAGCGTACATTGACGGCCGGTCAGTATTGTAGCCGAAGGGCAGAAGAAACAAGAGGCAAGCAGAGGGATAAGACGTACGGCAAGACGGAGCTCTCTGAGGAGCGAGCGGTAGAGGTGAGGGATGGGAGTCGTGGACATTGTGTAAAGTGACAGATGAAAGGCGAGAGTGAACTCTATAGAATCCACTTGAGAGAGTAGTTACTATGCGAAATGTCGACGGACGGAAGACGGAGATCGCGAGATGGGCAAAAGTCGGCCGGTGGATTGTAATCCACTGTCCCGATCTTTTCTAATGACCAGAGAAGGATTTGTAATGCGGACCCGGACGGATTAGCCCGGACGGAGTCTACTTTCGCCGTCTCGTCACGGGGCGGCGCACTATTTATATCTGATGTCCTATACAGAATCCCATCTCCCCACCCTCGATAGCCAAACCGCCTGGGACGACGTCCAGCGAGCATCGCCTGGATAGCGACACGATGACAGACCCAAACAAGCCCCGTCCCAAGGTGCGCCAGCCACTGCACCATGGCCTGCAGTACGAACAGCTCACTGACCTCGCTGCGTAGGTGACCTCGCATGTGTCCAGCACGCCGGGCCACTCGCCTGGCACGACATACAAAGCATCCGTCCGCGCCAGGGTCACGCCCAGCGCCATCGCCGCCTCCCACACAACTCCCGGCGCTGGTTCGAGACCATCGCTCAAGACCACACCCTCCTCGTCTCTCCGCTCGCACgtctccgcctcctccgccaACACCCCAAGGACTGGTGCGAGATCCCCTCTGCCCAGGACGCCCTCGACGCCGGCATCGGTACCTCAGGCGAGAGTGACAAAACCCTTTCAGCCACAGCGCTCGCCACTCACCCCGGGTTTTGCGCCTAGTTCGGGTAATCCCTCTTCTAGCTCGGCATCTGCACTGGGTGTGGCCTCGGGGACACCGGTGGTTGTACCGAGGGTGAGAGCTGCAAGGTCTGCTTTAGGCGTGTCGGCCGTACCGAGCGTGTCGAACTCGAGTGCAAGTAAGGGTAAGAATAAGGCTGAGAACAGTGGTGGCAGTAGTAGTGGTAGTGGTGGCAGCGGCAGCGGTAATGGCAGTAGCAGTGGATATGATGGTACCAATGGGTATGGGCAGACGCCAGACGGACAGGTGAGACGATATGCGGTGGACAAGACGGCTCCAGCTGTTGCTACGAGTACGAGCACGGATGTGAGTGTGTACGGTACGAGGACCAGGACGGATTCTTTGAAGAGCACGTTCTCTGCTGGCGGTCGAGCACCTCGAGCGAGGGTAAAGCCTCAGCCTCAACCTCAGACTCAAGCTCAGACGGGGCTACAACTCAAATCCAGTTCCCAATTCACTTCAACGCCGTCTACCTCCTCGCCCAACTCGCCCACTCGTTCATCTTTACGCACTGTGATCCATGCTGCTGGTACGGTGGACACACCGGCAACCCCTGTTCGTCCAGCGGGTACAGGGGCCGGTGCAGGGGATAACACAGGGGGTGGGAGCGATACGCCGAGCCCCACCGGAGACCCAAATCCTACAACTTCCGCCCTAGGTATCGCCAACGCCTACCTCTCCTCGGCACCTTGGCCCCGCCCCCCAAGTCCTGAGCGCTCATCTCCCGAACATGAGCGCCTCCCCCACGCACTcccccaccatctccttcaccaccaTTATCATCTTTACATCGGTTCGGGTCTCAATTCCCTCCCTTTGGAGAGATCACGGTCATCCACCGACAATTTGGAGGGCACAACATATACTCTCGACGTGGACCAAGCCCAAGCCCAAAACGGGAACCAGAACAAAGGTACACACTTGCCCCCGCATGTACCATACCATCTCTTAACCCATCCAACAGCTTCGGCGCCCACTTCCCCTACCCCGTTCGCCCAGCCTCAGGATCCCGAGATACAACCCGCAAATCAAGGTCCCCACCCACCTTCACCTCTATCCTCTACATCCACCATGACCACCTCTTTTACATCAACCACGATGGCGACGAAAAGAAGGACGTCAAAACCGCGTTTACCACCCATGATCCTCCACCCTTCCGAGCGTCAACAAGCGCTtaaagaaggaaggaaaatcGTCGGATGGCTGGGGATGGGCGGCGTGGGCGTGGGAAGGGGGATGAGGATAATGCCGGGTTCACCGGAGGTGAAGACTGTGGAGTTACCGGAATTGACGCCTGATGCGACTGGCATGCCTGCTTTGGAtaggaaggggaaggaagggtgggAGGGTGAAAATGGATATGGGAATGGGCTTTATGCGGATGAGCAGAATCAAGAACGGGACCTGGGTCCAGAGGAATATCAATACCTGTATGAGAATGGCAACGAGAATGGCAACGGCAATGACGACAAACACGAATGTGAGTATGATCACAGGTATGAGTACGATTACGATAACGATAATGATaatggagagagagataCGACCGAcaatgggaatgggaagaggaatgcGGAACAAAAGGAAGTGACGAGTGTTCTGCCTGTTGCAGGAGACCGACAAGATTCAagcaaagaggaagaagaagatggggaaCGAAAAAGCCTGGTAGAAAACGAGGTCGAGGCGGAGGCAGGAGCAGCGACGGAGatagaaggaggaggagaaggaggaggaaaagaagaacaagaagtaGATGAGATGCTGGGCACGGATGCAGTTGAGGCCAAGATTAATCGCAAGGTACGTGTTCGCGCTGTCCAACTTgccttcccctccttctttgccgCTCTATCTTTCAAACTCTAACACTGACAACCCTATTCCTcgctccccctccccctcctcttccccacctcccctccctttttaccttttcctttccctctccctccccgcCAACCCTTCCAAAAACAGATAGCAGATCTTGAAATATCTAACGCCAGTCTCCTAGCAATCAACAAATCCCTCGAAGCTGCCAAATCCAAACAACGCGCAGAGATTGGGAAACTCCGAAGACGGTTACGCGAGACGCTTGCTTTCCCCCAGCTCGGAGCTGGGGCTTCCAATGGTTCTGGCTCCGGCTTCGGCTTGGGCTCCAACTCTGGCCTGGACTTTGGGTTAGGTCTGGGCGTAGGCACATCA
This genomic window contains:
- a CDS encoding CMGC/MAPK protein kinase, whose amino-acid sequence is MSTSTCRHAPDDKLVNDPNAAANAGQVQERTTKGSSSSAPRKVRFNVGNNYHVVDVIGEGAYGVVASAVHRPSGSKVAIKKIAPFDHSMFALRTLRELKLLKYFAEEGVSENIISVLDIVKPPSYDTFKEVYLVQELLETDLHRVIRTQDLSDDHCQYFLYQTCRALKALHSAEIIHRDLKPSNLLLNANCDLKVCDFGLARSTQTAFPAEGNNQGFMTEYVATRWYRAPEVMLSFRMYTKSIDVWSVGCILAEMLSGKPLFPGKDYHNQLALILDVLGTPTIDEFHAITSKRSKDYIRSLPFRKKRTFESIYPNANPLAIDFLRKTLTFDPRKRYTVEQCLAHPYLDAYHDPEDEPSAKPLPPSFFEFDMVKDDISREELKRLLHEEIMGFRPVLEG